One Terriglobia bacterium DNA segment encodes these proteins:
- a CDS encoding O-antigen ligase family protein → RFRGDWRAALRDRSAVLSAATAVLCLSAAVAAASKAAAFLILASLSLLLLLNARDVARRTIAAAVVALVWGASSVLVWLTPLAARFQYVLDVSGAGLKSVDRIIMWRAGLRMLRDFPFCGVGFGAFRDVYPRYLPFGESGVTNQIHNDYLEMLLDGGIVAGVLVAWLAWGYWAKAMSSVGQREDAHLRPAFIGLLLGLASLSLHAAVDFNHQIPANALLFVTAAALALREPARPPRGG, encoded by the coding sequence AGATTCCGTGGCGACTGGCGAGCGGCACTCCGGGACCGCTCCGCCGTCCTCTCGGCCGCCACGGCGGTCCTGTGCCTCTCCGCGGCCGTTGCGGCGGCCAGCAAGGCCGCCGCATTCCTGATCCTCGCCAGCCTGAGCCTGCTGCTTCTCCTGAATGCCCGCGACGTGGCGAGGCGCACCATCGCGGCCGCCGTCGTCGCGCTGGTCTGGGGAGCATCCTCGGTACTCGTCTGGCTCACGCCGCTCGCGGCCCGATTCCAATACGTCCTGGACGTTTCTGGCGCGGGACTCAAGTCGGTCGACCGGATCATCATGTGGCGTGCCGGACTTCGGATGCTGCGCGACTTCCCGTTCTGCGGCGTGGGGTTCGGCGCTTTCCGCGACGTCTATCCCCGGTACCTCCCGTTCGGGGAGTCCGGCGTCACGAACCAGATCCATAACGACTACCTGGAGATGCTGCTCGACGGCGGCATCGTCGCCGGCGTCCTGGTCGCGTGGCTCGCCTGGGGGTACTGGGCGAAGGCGATGAGCTCCGTCGGGCAGCGGGAGGATGCCCACCTCCGGCCGGCGTTCATCGGGCTCCTCCTGGGGCTCGCTTCGCTCTCGTTGCACGCCGCCGTGGACTTCAATCACCAGATCCCCGCAAACGCTCTCCTGTTCGTCACCGCGGCCGCCCTGGCTCTTCGGGAGCCCGCGCGACCGCCGAGGGGCGGGTGA
- a CDS encoding tetratricopeptide repeat protein: MRRASRRIPGLLFVALAGIFLIRAVRGVRAGIARWQGSSLVTFADRGRATEMLRRQAEGFDRFEALWLSGEWEIGVWDELSARANSTSEAGRVLLDAAGCDLEASTLSPSSGWPWTGLSEAYARVERSARSRRVVDLATLGGSPWSHVGHAGRVAVGLLRKAIEREPSTAAHRDDLVNLLHELGILDEALVAIRESARVQPSLVFHSGLDIGALPRAFLEAFVDGSREGLGRTPLFPRGSHFVALGQMERRLGRLKRAEADLRAALREPIDSLTRAEASFHLGLVLLDQARFEEAARCIEDAAREPAFALDRAVSLADIAERQGNLTKALDHLREARRLDAGNVVWRCMEVARVASRLGAHDEAVSALKWAILNAPDNPAPRAALVRAYSAAGDVAAARTAYEELVRVGGETPEILRLRGEFAKGPSADGH; encoded by the coding sequence ATGCGCCGCGCGAGCCGGCGGATCCCCGGTCTCCTCTTCGTCGCTCTTGCCGGGATCTTCCTGATCCGCGCCGTTCGCGGCGTGCGCGCCGGGATCGCACGGTGGCAGGGCTCCAGCCTGGTCACGTTCGCCGACCGGGGCCGCGCGACGGAGATGCTGAGGCGTCAGGCCGAAGGGTTCGACCGATTCGAAGCGCTCTGGCTCTCGGGCGAGTGGGAGATCGGGGTCTGGGACGAGCTGAGCGCTCGCGCGAACTCGACGTCCGAGGCAGGTCGGGTGCTCCTCGACGCGGCGGGATGCGACCTCGAAGCCTCGACGCTGAGTCCGTCGTCGGGCTGGCCGTGGACGGGCCTCTCGGAAGCGTACGCGAGGGTCGAGCGCTCCGCGCGCTCTCGAAGGGTCGTGGATCTCGCAACGCTGGGTGGCTCGCCCTGGAGCCACGTCGGGCACGCCGGGCGCGTCGCCGTCGGGCTCCTCCGAAAGGCGATCGAGCGAGAACCCTCGACTGCCGCCCACCGGGATGACCTCGTCAATCTTCTCCACGAACTCGGTATCCTGGATGAGGCCCTCGTCGCGATCCGGGAGTCCGCCCGGGTCCAGCCGTCGCTCGTGTTCCATTCCGGGCTCGACATCGGGGCGTTGCCGCGCGCGTTCCTGGAGGCGTTCGTGGATGGCTCCCGCGAAGGCCTCGGCCGGACCCCGCTCTTCCCCAGAGGGAGCCACTTCGTCGCCCTGGGCCAGATGGAGCGCCGTCTCGGACGCCTGAAACGGGCCGAGGCGGATCTTCGCGCCGCGCTGCGCGAGCCGATCGACTCGTTGACGCGCGCGGAAGCGTCGTTTCACCTCGGCCTGGTGCTCCTCGACCAAGCGCGCTTCGAGGAAGCTGCCCGCTGCATCGAAGACGCCGCGCGCGAGCCGGCGTTCGCCCTCGACAGGGCCGTGTCCCTCGCGGACATCGCCGAAAGGCAGGGGAATCTCACGAAGGCCCTGGACCACCTCCGTGAGGCGAGACGGCTGGACGCCGGCAACGTGGTCTGGCGGTGCATGGAGGTCGCGAGGGTGGCCAGCCGCCTCGGCGCCCACGACGAGGCGGTGAGCGCGTTGAAGTGGGCCATTCTCAACGCCCCGGACAACCCGGCGCCCCGGGCGGCGCTCGTGCGCGCCTACTCGGCGGCAGGGGACGTGGCCGCGGCGAGGACGGCCTACGAGGAGCTGGTTCGCGTCGGGGGCGAGACGCCGGAGATCCTCCGGCTGCGGGGGGAATTCGCCAAGGGTCCGAGCGCTGACGGGCACTGA